From a single Gracilimonas sp. genomic region:
- a CDS encoding helix-turn-helix domain-containing protein has product MNYKDFENCGLNKALDMISGKWKPLILYFLFHQGEFRFNELWRSMPKVSKKVLSEHLRQMEAHDLIIRYELNGFPPEVYYNLSEKGKSLGPILSALDDFGETTGSLKEW; this is encoded by the coding sequence ATGAACTACAAAGACTTTGAAAATTGCGGACTAAATAAAGCACTTGATATGATATCGGGGAAATGGAAACCATTAATCCTTTATTTTCTATTTCATCAAGGCGAGTTCCGGTTTAACGAACTTTGGCGTTCTATGCCAAAAGTTTCTAAAAAAGTACTTTCTGAGCATCTAAGACAAATGGAAGCCCATGACTTGATAATAAGGTATGAACTCAACGGATTCCCGCCTGAAGTATATTATAACCTATCAGAAAAGGGGAAATCATTAGGTCCCATTCTCTCGGCATTAGATGATTTTGGCGAAACAACAGGTTCGCTTAAAGAATGGTAA
- a CDS encoding cupin domain-containing protein encodes MSKYREAVHISFNDASKLGPVQDGDLAISVFSHGTMEAEFYAPDKIDSQSPHSKDEIYFVARGKGEFFNGKERIKISPGSLIFVPAGTVHRFENFSKDLAVWVIFYGPDGGE; translated from the coding sequence ATGAGTAAATATAGAGAGGCAGTTCATATCAGCTTTAATGATGCTTCAAAATTAGGACCTGTTCAAGATGGTGATTTAGCAATATCGGTCTTCAGCCATGGTACAATGGAAGCAGAATTTTATGCCCCTGATAAGATTGACAGTCAATCACCACATTCCAAAGATGAAATTTATTTTGTTGCTCGTGGGAAAGGAGAGTTTTTCAACGGAAAAGAACGAATAAAAATCTCACCTGGATCATTAATTTTTGTACCCGCAGGGACGGTGCACCGTTTTGAAAATTTTAGTAAAGACCTCGCAGTTTGGGTCATTTTCTATGGACCAGATGGCGGTGAGTAA
- a CDS encoding UBP-type zinc finger domain-containing protein, with protein sequence MVCGYVGCCNSSKNKHSFKHHHRSKHPLVKSLKFNENWMYCYIDNIYLDI encoded by the coding sequence ATGGTTTGTGGTTATGTTGGTTGTTGTAATTCTTCAAAGAACAAACATTCCTTCAAGCATCATCATAGAAGTAAACACCCTTTAGTTAAATCACTTAAATTTAACGAAAACTGGATGTATTGCTACATAGATAACATTTATCTAGATATTTAA
- a CDS encoding FAD binding domain-containing protein, whose product MEQPKGIIIGGSLSGLFLGTLLKNIGWEIEIYERSEHDLDSRGGGIVLQPDILQLFQRVGIKLGFDLGVDSKDRIVFNPDGSVRSLKHIPQTQTSWSLIYSRIKKAFGEENYFKGKRLIDLKQDQDSVQAFFEDGTMKTGHFLFGCDGFQSTVREIVNPDVKPLYSGYIAWRGLIREKELPEVAQKWLVGQFGFANNKHSHVLGYLVPGDNNNVSKGSRYYNWVWYRVVDEHDQLPSIMTDKNNYQRKFSLPEGSMKDEWKQHINEEADLLLPPQFSETIKATQEPFAQAIVDVTVSKMVYNRVILVGDAAFTPRPHTAASTAKAAINALLLENSLVENSGDISSAIKAWESSQVIYGHRLHKQGVQTGNYLLYNR is encoded by the coding sequence ATGGAACAGCCAAAGGGGATTATTATCGGTGGGTCTTTGAGTGGTCTTTTTTTGGGTACACTTCTCAAAAATATTGGATGGGAAATAGAAATCTATGAAAGATCAGAGCATGATTTAGATAGTCGAGGTGGTGGTATTGTACTGCAACCGGATATACTTCAACTATTTCAAAGAGTTGGAATTAAACTAGGATTTGACTTAGGAGTAGATTCTAAAGACCGGATTGTATTTAATCCTGATGGCAGTGTAAGATCTCTCAAACATATACCTCAAACACAAACTTCTTGGAGCCTTATATATTCCAGAATAAAAAAGGCTTTTGGAGAAGAAAACTACTTTAAAGGAAAAAGACTTATTGATTTAAAACAAGATCAAGATTCAGTACAAGCTTTTTTTGAAGATGGAACGATGAAAACTGGACATTTTCTATTTGGGTGTGATGGTTTTCAGTCAACTGTTCGTGAAATAGTCAATCCAGATGTTAAACCTTTATATTCAGGTTATATAGCTTGGCGCGGTTTAATTCGCGAAAAAGAACTGCCAGAGGTAGCGCAAAAGTGGTTAGTCGGACAATTTGGGTTTGCAAATAATAAACATTCCCATGTACTTGGTTATTTAGTTCCTGGTGACAACAATAATGTATCCAAAGGCTCTAGGTACTATAACTGGGTATGGTATCGGGTGGTTGATGAACATGACCAACTCCCCAGTATTATGACTGATAAGAACAACTATCAAAGAAAGTTTTCTTTGCCAGAAGGGTCTATGAAAGATGAGTGGAAGCAGCATATTAATGAAGAGGCTGACCTTTTATTACCCCCACAGTTTAGCGAGACTATAAAAGCAACACAAGAACCATTCGCTCAGGCCATTGTTGATGTAACAGTATCAAAGATGGTTTATAATCGCGTAATACTAGTAGGTGATGCAGCATTTACGCCAAGGCCACACACTGCAGCAAGTACCGCCAAAGCTGCAATAAATGCATTACTTCTTGAAAACTCATTAGTTGAAAATTCAGGTGATATTAGTAGTGCAATAAAAGCTTGGGAATCATCCCAAGTAATTTATGGCCACCGTCTTCACAAGCAAGGAGTTCAGACAGGAAATTATCTTTTATACAATAGGTGA
- a CDS encoding DsbA family oxidoreductase yields MSQVTIQITSDFICPWCFVAERRLSHIIKKLTKTISFEIIAQPYELNPTLSTKGLNRKIYRSQKFGSWENSILLDKKVILASTEDDTNFNFEKITVTPNTNKAHRLIWYIQQERKAEQLKALGAIFSGYFTDGRDIGQTEVLADIISPLGFKKDKLINFLNSNEGKEEVAAQEKKANSLGIKGVPHIEINGQSTYGAQPQRIYEQLITKTAKNSETNKLVR; encoded by the coding sequence ATGAGCCAAGTAACTATTCAAATTACATCCGACTTCATCTGCCCGTGGTGCTTTGTAGCAGAGAGAAGACTTTCTCATATAATAAAAAAACTCACTAAGACTATTTCATTTGAAATAATAGCACAACCATATGAATTAAATCCAACCCTAAGTACAAAAGGTTTAAATAGGAAAATTTATAGAAGCCAAAAATTTGGCAGTTGGGAAAATTCAATACTTTTAGACAAAAAGGTAATATTAGCATCTACTGAAGATGACACAAATTTTAATTTTGAGAAAATTACAGTAACACCCAACACTAACAAAGCACACCGCCTTATTTGGTATATACAACAAGAAAGAAAAGCAGAACAATTAAAAGCTCTTGGTGCAATTTTTTCAGGGTACTTTACGGATGGGCGTGATATTGGCCAAACAGAAGTGCTTGCTGATATAATTTCACCATTAGGATTCAAAAAAGACAAGCTTATTAATTTTCTGAATAGCAATGAGGGAAAAGAAGAGGTAGCTGCACAAGAAAAAAAAGCAAACTCGCTCGGAATAAAAGGCGTGCCTCATATAGAGATCAATGGTCAATCAACCTATGGTGCACAACCGCAAAGAATTTATGAACAACTTATTACAAAAACTGCAAAGAACTCAGAAACGAATAAATTGGTACGATAA
- a CDS encoding LysR family transcriptional regulator — protein sequence MDKLSALHAFVNVVESSGFSSAARKEGVATSTITRLVNQLEEELDVTLFNRTTREVSLTAAGEIYYPQAKRILQEIIEADYHVKNLDSIPRGELKLYMPVAIGRLCIAPVLCHFLDEYPDIQIEARLTDEPVNLVKSNADVVVMINENITSDLKGTKLAEQKFQLVGSPKYFADHPAPNSAEDIQNHNCLIFSSENGCEEWFIKKKNKNHKIEIKGSFQVNNAEVILEAAEHGLGIALLPDWLIKPSLEKKKLTTVMSDHVFHKGREDSCIYAVYLENRKSLKKVEVFLDFLNELFSKFGH from the coding sequence ATGGATAAGCTTTCAGCTCTTCATGCATTTGTTAATGTTGTCGAATCATCTGGCTTCTCTTCGGCTGCACGAAAGGAAGGGGTTGCTACGTCTACAATTACAAGACTAGTAAACCAATTGGAGGAAGAATTAGATGTTACGCTTTTCAACCGGACAACAAGAGAAGTTTCACTAACAGCTGCAGGAGAAATTTACTATCCTCAAGCAAAGAGAATTTTGCAAGAGATCATAGAGGCAGATTATCACGTCAAAAACCTGGATTCTATTCCTAGAGGTGAATTAAAACTATATATGCCAGTTGCAATCGGGAGACTATGTATAGCACCTGTACTTTGCCATTTCCTAGATGAATACCCAGATATTCAAATAGAAGCCCGACTTACAGATGAACCAGTAAATCTGGTAAAGAGCAATGCTGATGTAGTCGTTATGATTAATGAGAACATTACATCTGATCTAAAAGGCACTAAACTTGCAGAACAGAAATTTCAATTAGTTGGATCACCAAAATATTTTGCAGATCATCCAGCACCTAATTCTGCGGAAGACATACAAAATCATAACTGTTTAATCTTTTCTAGTGAAAATGGGTGTGAAGAGTGGTTTATCAAGAAAAAAAATAAAAATCATAAAATTGAGATTAAGGGCTCCTTTCAAGTAAATAATGCAGAAGTCATATTAGAGGCAGCTGAACATGGTCTTGGCATTGCTTTATTACCAGATTGGCTTATCAAACCAAGTTTAGAAAAAAAGAAACTAACAACAGTTATGTCGGATCATGTTTTTCATAAAGGTCGTGAAGATTCGTGCATTTATGCGGTCTACTTAGAAAACAGAAAAAGCTTGAAAAAGGTTGAAGTGTTTCTTGATTTCCTAAATGAATTATTTTCAAAATTTGGTCACTAA
- a CDS encoding VRR-NUC domain-containing protein produces MKNCSHKNLTCLNPYELIRKYQCLDCEEVMMCDCDKKIGLKYLSHQLSEGTELKNQKRIPVSLGFQKNICRECRGLKPEVYPKAEMYGATSKIKRYYWRELHFKQLEIFERLSSRGTVDPILDTSEEVQELYKKAKNKALKEIKKLHKENPKYEYNELTEPEVIEKYNIDVLNFKGTYIKSSKHEKSKVQYKDEPVTVEDYVRLKFREDGYDSLFLESRPLHALFGVFMWILIQDPVDPKNRMVGFGDRNAFEKNGEKVLIHTFLPEDFGTSGYYERRKNAINKHISELEQEQSDLDWLFRYWSQHSYNFRQYLWAHKETDLIRAKELLNVLPTSTILKILRYLVSDYWGNYVGWPDLLAFKDNDFIFLEVKSTGDSLSDVQKNWIKNNYEHLKFPFQLVKVHKHKEIEI; encoded by the coding sequence TTGAAAAACTGTAGTCATAAAAACTTAACGTGTCTTAATCCATACGAGTTAATTCGTAAATATCAGTGTCTGGATTGCGAAGAAGTTATGATGTGCGACTGTGACAAAAAAATTGGCCTTAAATATCTCAGTCATCAACTTTCAGAGGGTACTGAATTAAAAAATCAAAAAAGAATACCAGTCTCTCTTGGGTTTCAAAAAAATATCTGCCGAGAATGTAGAGGCTTAAAACCAGAAGTGTATCCAAAAGCAGAAATGTATGGTGCTACCTCAAAAATCAAACGCTACTACTGGAGAGAGCTTCACTTCAAGCAACTTGAAATTTTTGAAAGGCTATCGTCAAGAGGAACAGTAGATCCAATATTGGATACCTCTGAAGAGGTGCAGGAGCTATATAAAAAAGCAAAAAATAAGGCTCTAAAAGAAATTAAAAAGCTTCATAAAGAGAACCCTAAATATGAATATAATGAGCTTACAGAGCCCGAGGTTATAGAGAAGTATAATATTGATGTATTAAACTTTAAAGGCACTTACATAAAATCATCTAAACATGAGAAATCTAAAGTTCAATATAAAGATGAACCAGTTACTGTCGAAGATTATGTAAGGCTTAAGTTTAGGGAAGATGGTTATGATAGCCTCTTCCTCGAGAGCAGACCATTGCACGCTCTTTTTGGAGTGTTCATGTGGATTTTGATTCAAGATCCAGTAGATCCTAAAAACCGCATGGTTGGTTTCGGAGATAGAAATGCATTTGAAAAGAATGGTGAGAAAGTCCTAATTCATACATTTTTACCAGAAGATTTTGGCACCTCTGGCTATTATGAACGGCGGAAAAATGCAATTAATAAACATATTAGCGAGCTAGAGCAGGAACAATCGGATTTAGATTGGTTATTCAGGTATTGGAGCCAACATAGCTATAACTTTAGGCAGTACTTATGGGCACACAAAGAGACTGATTTAATTAGAGCAAAAGAATTGCTTAACGTACTTCCTACGTCTACTATTCTAAAAATCTTGAGGTATTTAGTCTCCGATTATTGGGGAAATTACGTTGGCTGGCCTGATTTATTAGCTTTTAAAGATAATGACTTCATTTTTTTAGAAGTAAAATCCACCGGCGATAGTTTATCTGATGTTCAAAAGAATTGGATCAAGAATAACTATGAACACTTAAAATTTCCATTTCAATTGGTTAAGGTTCATAAACATAAAGAAATAGAAATTTAG
- a CDS encoding site-specific integrase: MQYLMKRGNRYYYYRRVPNAVSDLVDSKFFKLSLKTDSKELAKRKCVQVNAEIESYWESLLSSKETHTKSKFDEAVDVAKIIGFNYLPIQRLSSEVSRNEIYERILLADENKEHPIIRSAILGTVEAPEITVSKALETFWTISKDKLINKSEKQIRKWKNPRKKAIRNFINICDDLPIEKIERHHLVKFKNWWVERIETEGRSPNTVNKEIINLKNIIQSVALHYDLKQDFQKLFRKLTLKERQEQLRKPFDSTFIKEEILHPNAFSDLNDEAKNIVFALINTGARPSEIIGLSEDDIKLDYEIPHVLIRPNKFRNLKTPQSTRVMPLLGCSLEALKKYPTGFLRYRGKPDSFSSLVNKYFRNNDLLPSKKHSLYSLRHGFQDRLTRSNVNDRMQAELMGHKFNRPLYGDGPTLEQKQKCLIKISL; this comes from the coding sequence ATGCAATACCTGATGAAGCGTGGAAATAGATATTATTATTACAGACGAGTACCGAACGCCGTTTCGGATCTTGTGGATTCTAAGTTTTTCAAACTCTCCCTAAAAACCGACTCCAAGGAATTAGCAAAAAGGAAATGTGTTCAGGTCAATGCTGAAATTGAAAGTTACTGGGAGTCTCTTTTGAGTTCAAAAGAAACACATACTAAATCTAAGTTTGATGAAGCCGTAGATGTAGCAAAAATAATTGGCTTTAACTACCTACCTATTCAACGCCTTTCTTCTGAAGTTTCCAGAAATGAAATATATGAACGTATTCTCTTGGCAGACGAAAATAAAGAGCATCCTATCATTCGGAGTGCCATTTTAGGTACTGTCGAAGCCCCCGAAATAACGGTTTCAAAAGCTTTGGAAACTTTCTGGACGATATCCAAAGATAAACTCATCAATAAATCTGAGAAACAGATTCGTAAGTGGAAGAACCCACGCAAGAAAGCTATCAGGAACTTCATTAACATATGCGATGACTTACCGATTGAGAAAATCGAACGACATCATCTGGTTAAATTTAAAAACTGGTGGGTAGAACGTATAGAAACTGAAGGGCGAAGTCCAAATACTGTTAATAAGGAGATCATCAACCTAAAGAATATCATCCAATCAGTTGCTTTACATTATGACCTCAAGCAAGACTTCCAGAAGCTATTTAGAAAATTAACTTTAAAAGAGAGACAAGAACAGCTCCGCAAACCATTTGATAGTACCTTTATCAAAGAAGAAATTCTTCACCCGAACGCATTTAGTGATTTAAATGACGAAGCAAAGAATATCGTATTTGCTCTTATAAATACCGGAGCAAGACCTTCAGAGATTATTGGACTTTCTGAAGACGATATCAAACTAGATTATGAGATACCTCATGTTTTAATTCGCCCGAATAAGTTTCGTAACCTTAAAACACCACAAAGTACACGTGTAATGCCTTTACTGGGTTGTTCTTTGGAAGCTTTAAAAAAATATCCAACTGGATTTTTACGATACCGAGGAAAACCTGACAGCTTTTCAAGTCTGGTGAACAAATATTTCAGGAATAACGACTTACTCCCATCAAAGAAGCATAGTTTGTATTCACTGAGACATGGCTTTCAGGATCGTTTAACCAGGTCTAATGTTAATGATCGGATGCAAGCAGAACTAATGGGACATAAGTTTAACCGTCCGCTTTATGGAGATGGGCCTACTTTAGAGCAAAAGCAAAAGTGCCTTATAAAAATATCGCTATAG
- a CDS encoding GNAT family N-acetyltransferase, whose protein sequence is MGIVTFMKREEEEFPDIGFALLPKYERNGYTLEACRAYLKKIKSEIPNTIIAFTSPENEKSIKLLASLGLTYVGDRKKGNEMLSYYSMNVENS, encoded by the coding sequence ATTGGTATCGTTACTTTTATGAAACGAGAAGAGGAGGAGTTCCCTGATATTGGATTTGCACTATTACCCAAATATGAAAGAAATGGTTATACGCTAGAGGCATGCAGAGCTTATTTAAAAAAAATAAAATCAGAAATCCCAAACACCATCATTGCATTTACCTCACCAGAAAATGAGAAATCAATTAAGTTGCTTGCAAGTCTTGGTCTCACCTATGTAGGTGATCGTAAGAAGGGTAATGAAATGCTCTCATATTACAGCATGAATGTAGAAAACAGTTAA
- a CDS encoding NAD(P)/FAD-dependent oxidoreductase, with protein MNLLKQNSTPSNKLQLIGRAHSQKSYELRDFLKRSVVNFEWIEINNDEEAKKFAGISSISDRLLPICIFPDGTRLYTPSLREVADRLGWISKPKYEEYDVSIYGAGPAGLSAAVYAASEGLKTIVIERNAVGGQAGSSSLIENFLGFPSGISGADLAERARQQAVKFGCEILLLREGVHAEFIDGKIHADLADGGKIIAKTNICATGVEYQRLNIANEDKFLGAGIFYGSGASEAPMCSGQTVFVIGGGNSAGQAAMNMSEYASKVVMLVRGDSLSSTLSHYLIEKIENTSNIKVLTNTELVEVDGDKTLKEITILNNNDDSTEIFNASRIFICIGGKPHTEWAKETKIIRNEKNYLITGTQLLKDENFTKIWPLDREPYFLETSVPGSFAAGDVRHGSIKRVASAVGEGAMAVTFIHKYLQEAY; from the coding sequence ATGAATCTTCTAAAACAAAACAGTACACCATCCAATAAATTACAATTAATTGGAAGGGCACATTCTCAAAAAAGCTATGAGTTACGTGATTTCTTAAAGCGTAGTGTTGTTAATTTTGAATGGATTGAAATTAATAATGATGAAGAGGCAAAAAAGTTTGCTGGTATTTCCTCAATCAGTGACCGTCTTTTACCTATATGTATATTCCCTGATGGAACACGTTTGTATACACCTTCTTTAAGAGAGGTCGCTGATCGCCTAGGGTGGATCTCCAAACCCAAGTATGAAGAATACGATGTATCAATCTATGGTGCTGGTCCTGCTGGATTAAGCGCAGCTGTTTACGCTGCCTCCGAAGGATTAAAAACTATTGTAATAGAAAGGAACGCAGTCGGTGGCCAAGCTGGAAGTAGCTCACTTATTGAAAATTTTCTAGGCTTTCCTTCGGGTATTAGCGGAGCTGATCTTGCAGAACGTGCCCGTCAACAAGCAGTAAAATTTGGCTGTGAGATTCTACTTCTAAGAGAAGGTGTTCATGCAGAATTTATTGATGGAAAAATTCATGCTGACTTAGCAGATGGCGGAAAGATTATTGCTAAAACAAACATCTGCGCGACTGGAGTTGAATATCAGCGATTAAATATAGCCAATGAGGATAAATTTCTAGGTGCGGGAATTTTTTATGGGTCAGGAGCCAGCGAGGCGCCAATGTGTTCAGGTCAAACTGTATTTGTCATCGGTGGAGGGAATTCAGCTGGTCAAGCAGCCATGAATATGTCAGAGTATGCGAGTAAAGTCGTAATGTTAGTTCGTGGCGATTCACTTTCTTCTACCCTTTCACATTATTTGATCGAAAAGATTGAAAATACGAGTAACATTAAAGTTCTCACAAATACAGAGTTAGTTGAAGTTGATGGTGATAAAACTCTTAAAGAAATTACTATCTTAAACAATAATGATGACTCGACAGAAATTTTTAACGCATCGCGTATCTTTATTTGTATAGGGGGAAAACCTCACACAGAATGGGCAAAAGAAACAAAGATCATTAGAAATGAAAAAAATTATCTTATTACAGGTACTCAATTACTAAAAGATGAGAACTTTACTAAAATTTGGCCTCTAGACCGAGAACCATACTTTTTAGAAACAAGTGTACCTGGATCATTTGCTGCTGGTGATGTGCGTCATGGTTCAATCAAGCGTGTTGCGTCCGCAGTTGGTGAAGGAGCTATGGCGGTAACTTTCATACACAAATATCTTCAAGAAGCTTATTAG
- a CDS encoding cation:proton antiporter: protein MEILSIGLAYILGMVVSIIRLPPLVGYLGAGFLLSILGYSGGETLNEIGHLGVLFLLFTVGLHLRFKNLWRAEVIGVGALHLLISSFVFFMIALGFRYTFTSSVIIAVLLGFSSTVITAKSLESRGELGAYHGRVAIGILIMQDIIAISLLAITAGRTPSIWVFSLIALPLLRPILIKALQLSKVDELLLLYGLLLAIGGSIIFDFLGLSSELGALTAGALIAGHKETEDLSKKLWGLKEAFLVGFFLEVGLAGLPSMNELTFFVTVILLLPVKAILFFALFIAFKLRARTAFMSAISLSSYSEFILIAGVAAASTGFIPNSIVVLFALLVSASYALNAPIITRVEQIWERWEKKLLKFERDVKHPDQQVISLGGAQFLVVGMGSAGKAAYDYLKEKNLHAVGLDIDPGRIEANIQDGRRVVYGDAQDPELWKNVNMQPIKAVILTITNADPKILATKLLRKYGYSGEINTLTMKYDEFQLLQGAGANAVCLPIMQAGQKLAELSTDNNLDISHTSIRLEFDAQI from the coding sequence ATGGAAATTCTATCGATTGGATTAGCATATATATTAGGGATGGTCGTATCGATTATACGACTTCCTCCTTTAGTCGGCTATTTAGGAGCCGGTTTTCTACTTTCGATTTTGGGTTATAGTGGTGGAGAAACACTTAATGAAATAGGTCACCTTGGCGTGCTATTTCTATTATTTACTGTTGGATTACATTTAAGATTTAAGAACCTCTGGCGAGCTGAGGTTATCGGGGTGGGTGCCCTCCATCTTCTTATATCTAGTTTTGTTTTCTTTATGATTGCATTGGGTTTTAGATATACTTTTACAAGCTCAGTAATTATTGCTGTTTTATTAGGATTTTCAAGCACGGTCATCACGGCAAAATCATTGGAGAGTCGGGGCGAACTCGGAGCTTATCATGGAAGGGTGGCAATTGGAATTCTTATAATGCAAGATATAATTGCAATATCTCTTCTTGCAATAACTGCGGGTAGGACCCCATCGATTTGGGTATTTTCATTAATAGCTCTTCCTTTATTAAGACCTATTCTTATTAAAGCATTACAACTTAGCAAAGTAGATGAGTTATTACTTTTATATGGCCTTTTGCTTGCTATAGGAGGAAGCATAATTTTTGATTTTCTTGGTTTATCGTCAGAACTGGGAGCACTTACGGCTGGTGCATTAATAGCTGGTCACAAGGAAACTGAAGATCTTTCAAAAAAGCTATGGGGTTTGAAGGAAGCATTCTTGGTTGGCTTTTTTTTGGAGGTGGGTTTAGCAGGCTTACCATCAATGAATGAGTTAACCTTTTTTGTTACAGTAATCCTGCTTCTTCCGGTAAAAGCAATTCTATTTTTTGCCTTATTTATTGCGTTCAAATTACGTGCCCGAACAGCATTTATGAGTGCAATATCCTTGTCATCTTATAGTGAGTTTATATTGATAGCAGGAGTAGCAGCTGCTAGTACTGGTTTTATTCCAAACTCCATTGTTGTCTTATTCGCACTTTTGGTGTCAGCTTCATATGCTTTAAATGCACCTATAATTACAAGAGTTGAACAGATTTGGGAAAGATGGGAAAAGAAGCTTTTAAAATTTGAAAGAGATGTTAAACACCCAGATCAACAAGTTATTTCTTTAGGAGGTGCTCAATTTTTGGTAGTAGGCATGGGTAGTGCAGGAAAAGCCGCATACGATTATCTCAAAGAGAAGAATTTACATGCAGTAGGCTTAGATATTGACCCAGGACGTATTGAGGCAAATATTCAAGATGGTCGAAGGGTTGTTTATGGAGATGCTCAAGATCCTGAGCTTTGGAAAAATGTGAATATGCAACCAATAAAAGCTGTAATTCTAACCATAACTAATGCTGATCCTAAAATCTTAGCAACAAAACTGCTGCGTAAATACGGTTATTCTGGGGAAATAAATACACTAACCATGAAGTATGATGAATTTCAATTACTTCAGGGAGCAGGAGCTAATGCTGTATGTTTACCTATTATGCAGGCCGGGCAAAAGCTAGCGGAATTAAGTACAGATAATAATCTTGATATCTCTCATACCTCCATAAGATTAGAGTTCGACGCTCAGATATGA
- a CDS encoding MBL fold metallo-hydrolase: MELQLWRNATLQLDIQDLTILIDPMLGKKGSFGAFPWTSDKRKNPIIDLPFGIDDLKKKLLSIDMVFVSHLHPDHLDETAIKLINKSTAVICPKVISEPISSYGFSNIIELEDKLTLDKTVLHLTEGKHGEGKIQEKMGQVNGLVIQYQDRNIYIAGDTIWCSEVKKNIDIHKPDHIIFAGGAATFSIGEPVTMTATDIKELASYSKNSTIWITHLEAVSPCVEDREFLNVFLKENNLSKQCKILNDGEKVKLFTQ; the protein is encoded by the coding sequence ATGGAATTACAATTATGGCGCAACGCAACCTTGCAACTTGATATTCAAGATCTAACGATTCTTATAGATCCAATGCTTGGTAAAAAAGGATCATTTGGAGCTTTTCCATGGACTAGTGATAAGCGCAAAAACCCTATCATTGATTTACCATTTGGGATAGATGATCTAAAGAAGAAACTTCTAAGCATTGATATGGTCTTTGTTTCTCATCTTCATCCAGACCATTTAGATGAAACAGCAATTAAACTAATAAATAAAAGTACAGCAGTAATATGCCCTAAAGTAATATCTGAACCAATATCTTCATATGGATTTTCAAATATTATTGAACTGGAAGATAAACTTACTTTAGATAAAACAGTTCTTCATTTGACCGAGGGTAAACATGGAGAAGGCAAGATCCAAGAAAAAATGGGTCAAGTCAATGGATTAGTTATTCAGTATCAGGACAGAAATATATATATAGCAGGTGATACAATATGGTGTTCAGAAGTTAAAAAAAACATAGATATTCATAAACCAGATCATATTATATTTGCAGGGGGTGCGGCAACTTTTTCGATTGGTGAACCAGTAACAATGACGGCTACGGATATCAAAGAGCTTGCAAGTTATTCAAAAAACTCGACTATTTGGATAACACATTTAGAAGCGGTAAGTCCATGTGTAGAAGACCGTGAATTTCTAAATGTTTTTTTAAAAGAAAACAACTTAAGTAAGCAATGTAAGATCCTTAATGATGGAGAAAAAGTTAAGTTGTTTACTCAATGA